The region ACGATATAGCAGGTATGCCTAAATATATGCAAGACTACATTAGATCTAAAAGAGACTTTATCTATATCGACTTAGAAAGTGGCTTTGTCAGCACTCCTGAAGATAGACGTAGGGGATATGAAGAAGACGAACTATCATTTAAAAAGATGATGGAGCATAATCTAAAAATGTTAAAGCTTCTCTTTGGCGAGATAGACAAGGACGGCAAAAAGAGCAAGGATTTTATGGATAGCTTTTTGAAATTTAGCATGCCACCTTTAAATTTAGTAAAAGAGCTAAATGAAAACCCAGCTGGAAAATACCTAGTAGATATGCTTGGCATAAAAAGAGATGTTGATATAAAGGCGTAAGGGGAGCTGAAATGATAACTAGCATAAACGGACTTAGCAACACACCGATACAAGACAACACTATCCAAAAAGAAAATGTAGCCAAAGAAGGCAAGCAAGATAAAAGCGTCATCGAAGAAAAATTTGATTACTCAAAGTATATGTTTAGACCCTGGACTGATAATGTAAAAGAATTTATTGATATAGACCAAAGTAAAGAGGGCTGGATAACAGATACTATAAATCGAATAGATAGTATGCTGTCTGATTACCCCATGAAAGAAAGAAGAGCTTTAGCATCAAAATATCCTCCAGAAACTATGGAAGAATTTAGAGTTGGAGAGCTACAAAGCTATATGGATTGGCTACTTACCAACTCTGTTGATGGCAAGCCAACAATAATTGGCTTTATGATTGGTCTTGGCACAGCAGAAGAGGAGGCAGAACTAGAAGCCTTTGTAAAATCATTT is a window of Campylobacter concisus DNA encoding:
- a CDS encoding cell surface protein, with the translated sequence MITSINGLSNTPIQDNTIQKENVAKEGKQDKSVIEEKFDYSKYMFRPWTDNVKEFIDIDQSKEGWITDTINRIDSMLSDYPMKERRALASKYPPETMEEFRVGELQSYMDWLLTNSVDGKPTIIGFMIGLGTAEEEAELEAFVKSFPEGTMMSNDGAALFVRADLSIEEFKKLYREDVEKTTKEHKEFLAKLHKEEQEYNANFAKEQNEKKFKPMQVKKKYETYDINKDQKFLYARELLNFKEKRGIDVLELMQKIDKKQILNKMV